The Gavia stellata isolate bGavSte3 chromosome 15, bGavSte3.hap2, whole genome shotgun sequence region CCTGCCCCTCAGCCCACCCCACCAGTGCCCCGTGCTCCTGAGCCCGAGGCTGGAGCCGGTCCCGTGCAGGGCAGCATCCAGCACCCACCTGCATGGCAAAGTCAGTGGTGACGCAGCCGACCTGGACACCAACAGGAGCAGTGTCACAGTGCCCTGTGTCCTGCTGGGCCTGCTTGAGGTTGCTGGGTGTTATCCAACCCTCGTCATCACTCTCCtcgtcctcctcttcctcagcacTGGCCCCATCCTCAGAGCTCTGGTGCTCCTCAGTGGTCTCTGGGCTAACGGAGACGGCCTGAGCTTTCTGGGGTGGAGAAGACAGGCAGCTATGACACATGCCATGCTCCTGGTCAGAAGCCAGGGAAGCAAGGACAACGAGGAGAGGAGGCTCTGTGTCtcaccagcagctcctgcagctcctcctcGATGCTGGGCAGGGGGGCTCGCCAGTAGAGAAAGGAGCTGAACTCGTCGCTCTCAGATGGGACTGTGCTCCTCTCGGGGCTGGGCTGACGCTGGCCTTTCTCCGGGCGCTTGTGCtgtggggaggggacacaggacAGGGGGTCCCTTGCCCGCCGCTGcctgggggctctgtgggggCTGCATCCCCTCCCCATGGCCTGGAGGGCACCGTCCCCAGCTCCGTCCCCAGCTCCGTGCTTTGGGGCGACGCGTCCCTGTCCCTTACCTTGGTGGGCAAGTGGAAGCCGGCGAGGTGCAGGGGGGCCTCGGGGTGCCGCGGGGTGGAGCTGAGCTGCACCTGGGGAGGCAGCGCGGCGGGTCGGCGGGGCTCCCCGGGGACGAGGCCCCATCCCCGCCGGTGGGCCCTACCTTGTCCTGGGGCTCCCAGCGGAGGCAGCCGGGGCCGTCGGTCTCGGCCTGCAGCTGGCAGGTGAGGGCGAGCACCTGCAGGTCGGCGGCCGAGAGGCTGGGGTAGTCCCCGGTCTTCTTGGAGAAGTCGGTCACTGCGGGGCGGGGAGGAAGGGACGGGCCGGGAGCCgtcgggccgggccgggcctcgCTGGGCCGCAGGGAGCCGGGCGGGCCGGGCCTCCCCGAGGCGcagcggccggggccgggccgcagGGATGCGGTACTCACCGAGGCGCAGGATGTCGGGCCGCGGGCGGCGGAGGCGCAGCTCGCAGGGCAGCGcggcgaggcggcggcgcgTCGGCCTGTCGCGGATCTCGGCCAGCACCTCGGGCACGGTGTACAGGTTCTGTGCGATGTCCTGCGGGCAGCGCCGTCAGACCGGCCCGGtgtcccccggcccccccggcccccccggcccccccggctcccccccggTACCTGCAGCGGGGCGGCACTGAGGAAAGCGCCGGTGTCGGCCACGACGTGCGCCACGCGCGCCATGTCCGCGCGCCCCATGGCCCCCGCCGCCACCCGTagccgccgcgctgcccgctgggagctgtagtccgCGCGGGGCAGGCCGGGAACGGCAGCGCCGCGGCCCGCGTGACCGCTTCCGGGCGGCGCGGTCAGGTGACGGGCTGGTGTCACATGACGGCGGGTGCTGGAGCCGGAAGCCGGAGCGGAGCGGTTGCCGGTAACTCGGCtggcgggacgggacgggacgggacgggacgggacgggacgggacgaGACGAGACGAGACGGGACGAGACGAGGTCGGGGCTCCCGGTgcggcccgcccggcccggcctcccAGGTGCGCCCGCCCGGTGGGGCGCTGGGAGCTGCTCGGCCGCGGGCTctgcccgccccggggcggTACCGGCCCGGCGAGGTGAGGCCCGGTCTGGGGCGGTGGGGCCTGCGGGGAGGGCTGTcccggccgccgcctccccttCACGGtgcccccggggcggcgggcgcggcccgCGCGGAGCCCGGCCGTGGCGGGGACGTTCTGCCCCGTCTCGCCCTCCCCGGCGGCCGTCGCTGCCCGGCCCGGTTCTGTGCGGGGCAGGACGCGGCCCGGACCCGGCGGCGGTGGGCGGGGGTGCCCGGCTCCCGGGACTGCTGCCTCGGCCCTGCCACCGCTCTGCGGCCCCGCGGGTGAGCCCTGCGTTAGCAGAACGGCGGCAGGGCTGCCCGCTTCCCCGGGGGCCGAGGCTGGGGCGTCGGcagcgggagccccgg contains the following coding sequences:
- the NOB1 gene encoding RNA-binding protein NOB1; its protein translation is MARVAHVVADTGAFLSAAPLQDIAQNLYTVPEVLAEIRDRPTRRRLAALPCELRLRRPRPDILRLVTDFSKKTGDYPSLSAADLQVLALTCQLQAETDGPGCLRWEPQDKVQLSSTPRHPEAPLHLAGFHLPTKVRDRDASPQSTELGTDTVPSESDEFSSFLYWRAPLPSIEEELQELLHQSSEDGASAEEEEDEESDDEGWITPSNLKQAQQDTGHCDTAPVGVQVGCVTTDFAMQNVLLQMGLHVLAVNGMLIRQARSYILRCHGCFKTTSDMTKVFCPHCGNKTLKKVAVSVSDDGSLHMHFSRNPKVLNPRGLRYPLPAPKGGKHANNPHLVEDQPFPQQRLSRKARQKTNVFDPDYIAGVSPFAENDIYSRAANLQIRDAALGAGRRRLNPNAVTKKFVKRR